A section of the Gallus gallus isolate bGalGal1 chromosome 4, bGalGal1.mat.broiler.GRCg7b, whole genome shotgun sequence genome encodes:
- the TLR2 gene encoding toll-like receptor 2 type-2 precursor codes for MHTWKMWAICTALAAHLPEEQALRQACLSCDATQSCNCSFMGLDFIPPGLTGKITVLNLAHNRIKVIRTHDLQKAVNLRTLLLQSNQISSIDEDSFGSQGKLELLDLSNNSLAHLSPVWFGPLFSLQHLRIQGNSYSDLGESSPFSSLRNLSSLHLGNPQFSIIRQGNFEGIVFLNTLRIDGDNLSQYEPGSLKSIRKINHMIISIRRIDVFSAVIRDLLHSAIWLDVRKLAFSVPEKIQLLRIMSSSFAKKISLKQCLFTDATVPEIVSILEGMPKLMEVEMKDCTLLGTGKWYKQIHANQSQSLRILTIENLSIEEFYLFTDLQSVLDLLSLFRKVTVENTKVFLVPCKLSQHLLSLEYLDLSANLLGDQSLEHSACQGAWPSLQTLNLSQNSLSDLKMTGKSLFHLRNLNLLDISENNFGEIPDMCEWPENLKYLNLSSTQIPKLTTCIPSTLEVLDVSANNLQDFGLQLPFLKELYLTKNHLKTLPEATDIPNLVAMSISRNKLNSFSKEEFESFKQMELLDASANNFICSCEFLSFIHHEAGIAQVLVGWPESYICDSPLTVRGAQVGSVQLSLMECHRSLLVSLICTLVFLFILILVVVGYKYHAVWYMRMTWAWLQAKRKPKRAPTKDICYDAFVSYSENDSNWVENIMVQQLEQACPPFRLCLHKRDFVPGKWIVDNIIDSIEKSHKTLFVLSEHFVQSEWCKYELDFSHFRLFDENNDVAILILLEPIQSQAIPKRFCKLRKIMNTKTYLEWPPDEEQQQMFWENLKAALKS; via the coding sequence ATGCATACTTGGAAAATGTGGGCAATTTGCACAGCCTTGGCTGCGCACCTCCCTGAAGAACAAGCCCTGAGACAGGCCTGTCTTTCATGCGATGCCACTCAGTCATGCAACTGCTCTTTCATGGGTTTGGACTTCATTCCCCCGGGGCTCACAGGCAAAATCACGGTGTTAAACCTGGCCCATAACAGGATAAAGGTGATCCGAACACATGATCTGCAAAAGGCTGTGAACCTGAgaaccctgctgctgcagtccaACCAAATCAGCTCCATAGACGAGGACTCGTTTGGCTCTCAGGGGAAACTGGAGCTCTTGGACTTGTCAAATAATAGCCTGGCTCACTTGTCCCCAGTGTGGTTTGGGCCCCTTTTTTCGCTCCAACACCTTCGCATTCAAGGCAATTCCTACAGCGACCTGGGGGAAAGTTCCCCCTTTTCCAGCCTGAGAAACTTGAGCTCCCTCCACCTGGGCAACCCACAGTTCTCCATCATCAGGCAAGGAAACTTTGAGGGCATTGTGTTTCTCAACACGCTGAGGATCGACGGTGACAATCTCAGTCAGTATGAGCCTGGAAGTCTGAAATCGATCAGGAAGATAAATCACATGATCATAAGCATAAGAAGGATTGACGTATTCTCAGCAGTCATCAGGGACCTTCTGCACTCTGCCATTTGGTTAGATGTAAGAAAACTAGCATTCAGTGTTCctgaaaaaatacaacttttgaGAATTATGTCTTCCTCTTTCGCAaagaaaatttctttaaaacagtgCTTATTTACAGATGCTACTGTGCCTGAGATTGTCAGCATTTTAGAAGGCATGCCAAAATTAATGGAGGTGGAGATGAAAGACTGTACACTCTTGGGCACTGGAAAGTGGTATAAACAAATTCATGCAAACCAGTCACAATCTCTGAGAATTCTGACAATAGAGAATTTATCTATAGAAgagttttatttgtttacagATCTTCAGTCTGTACTAGATCTCCTATCTCTTTTTAGGAAAGTCACAGTTGAAAATACCAAGGTGTTTCTGGTGCCATGCAAACTTTCACAACACCTTCTATCATTGGAGTATCTTGACCTTAGCGCAAATTTACTTGGAGATCAGAGTTTGGAGCATTCAGCCTGTCAGGGTGCATGGCCTTCATTACAAACTCTAAATCTAAGTCAGAATTCATTGAGTGACTTAAAAATGACAGGTAAAAGCTTGTTTCATCTAAGAAACCTAAATCTCTTAGACATCAGTGAAAACAATTTTGGTGAGATTCCAGACATGTGTGAATGGCCTGAAAACCTGAAATATCTGAATCTCTCCAGCACTCAAATTCCCAAATTAACAACTTGCATTCCCTCAACTCTTGAAGTGCTGGACGTTAGTGCTAACAACCTGCAGGATTTTGGACTGCAACTGCCATTTCTCAAGGAGCTGTACCTGACAAAAAACCATCTGAAGACCTTGCCTGAAGCCACAGACATTCCTAACTTAGTGGCCATGTCGATCAGCAGAAACAAGCTCAACAGCTTCTCCAAGGAAGAGTTTGAGTCCTTCAAGCAAATGGAGCTGCTGGATGCCAGCGCCAATAACTTTATCTGCTCCTGTGAATTCCTCTCCTTCATTCACCATGAGGCAGGGATAGCCCAGGTGCTTGTGGGGTGGCCAGAAAGCTACATCTGTGACTCTCCGCTGACAGTGCGAGGGGCACAGGTTGGGAGTGTGCAGCTGTCACTGATGGAGTGCCACCGGTCCCTCCTAGTGTCCTTGATCTGCACCCTGGTGTTCCTGTTCATCCTCATCCTGGTGGTCGTTGGGTACAAGTACCATGCAGTCTGGTACATGAGAATGACCTGGGCATGGCTCCAAGCCAAGCGGAAGCCCAAGCGAGCCCCCACGAAAGACATCTGCTACGACGCTTTTGTCTCCTACAGTGAGAACGACTCCAACTGGGTGGAAAACATCATggtgcagcagctggagcaggcaTGTCCCCCCTTTAGGCTGTGCCTCCATAAGCGGGACTTTGTGCCTGGGAAGTGGATTGTGGACAACATCATTGACTCCATTGAGAAGAGCCACAAGACGCTCTTTGTGCTATCAGAGCACTTTGTGCAGAGCGAGTGGTGCAAGTATGAGCTGGATTTCTCGCACTTTCGCCTTTTTGACGAGAACAACGATGTGGCGATCCTCATCCTGCTGGAGCCCATTCAGAGCCAGGCGATCCCCAAGAGGTTCTGCAAACTGCGGAAGATAATGAACACCAAGACCTACCTGGAGTGGCCTCCTGATGAAGAGCAACAGCAGATGTTTTGGGAAAACTTGAAAGCAGCTCTAAAATCGTAG
- the TLR2A gene encoding toll-like receptor 2 type-1 isoform X1, with product MFNQSKQKPTMKLMWQAWLIYTALAAHLPEEQALRQACLSCDATQSCNCSFMGLDFIPPGLTGKITVLNLAHNRIKLIRTHDLQKAVNLRTLLLQSNQISSIDEDSFGSQGKLELLDLSNNSLAHLSPVWFGPLFSLQHLRIQGNSYSDLGESSPFSSLRNLSSLHLGNPQFSIIRQGNFEGIVFLNTLRIDGDNLSQYEPGSLKSIRKINHMIISIRRIDVFSAVIRDLLHSAIWLEVREIKLDIENEKLVQNSTLPLTIQKLTFTGASFTDKYISQIAVLLKEIRSLRELEAIDCVLEGKGAWDMTEIARSKQSSIETLSITNMTILDFYLFFDLEGIETQVGKLKRLSIASSKVFMVPCRLARYFSSLLYLDFHDNLLVNNRLGETICEDAWPSLQTLNLSKNSLKSLKQAARYISNLHKLINLDISENNFGEIPDMCEWPENLKYLNLSSTQIPKLTTCIPSTLEVLDVSANNLQDFGLQLPFLKELYLTKNHLKTLPEATDIPNLVAMSISRNKLNSFSKEEFESFKQMELLDASANNFICSCEFLSFIHHEAGIAQVLVGWPESYICDSPLTVRGAQVGSVQLSLMECHRSLLVSLICTLVFLFILILVVVGYKYHAVWYMRMTWAWLQAKRKPKRAPTKDICYDAFVSYSENDSNWVENIMVQQLEQACPPFRLCLHKRDFVPGKWIVDNIIDSIEKSHKTLFVLSEHFVQSEWCKYELDFSHFRLFDENNDVAILILLEPIQSQAIPKRFCKLRKIMNTKTYLEWPPDEEQQQMFWENLKAALKS from the coding sequence ATGTTCAACCAAAGTAAACAGAAACCAACAATGAAGCTGATGTGGCAAGCATGGCTGATCTACACAGCCTTGGCTGCGCACCTCCCTGAAGAACAAGCCCTGAGACAGGCCTGTCTTTCATGCGATGCCACTCAGTCATGCAACTGCTCTTTCATGGGTTTGGACTTCATTCCCCCGGGGCTCACAGGCAAAATCACGGTGTTAAACCTGGCCCACAACAGGATAAAGCTGATCCGAACACATGATCTGCAAAAGGCTGTGAACCTGAgaaccctgctgctgcagtccaACCAAATCAGCTCCATAGACGAGGACTCGTTTGGCTCTCAGGGGAAACTGGAGCTCTTGGACTTGTCAAATAATAGCCTGGCTCACTTGTCCCCAGTGTGGTTTGGGCCCCTTTTTTCGCTCCAACACCTTCGCATTCAAGGCAATTCCTACAGCGACCTGGGGGAAAGTTCCCCCTTTTCCAGCCTGAGAAACTTGAGCTCCCTCCACCTGGGCAACCCACAGTTCTCCATCATCAGGCAAGGAAACTTTGAGGGCATTGTGTTTCTCAACACGCTGAGGATCGACGGTGACAATCTCAGTCAGTATGAGCCTGGAAGTCTGAAATCGATCAGGAAGATAAATCACATGATCATAAGCATAAGAAGGATTGACGTATTCTCAGCAGTCATCAGGGACCTTCTGCACTCTGCCATTTGGTTAGAAGTTAGAGAGATCAAATTagatattgaaaatgaaaaactggtTCAGAACTCTACTCTTCCTTTGACGATACAGAAACTTACATTTACCGGTGCTTCATTCACAGATAAATATATTAGCCAAATAGCAGTGCTATTGAAGGAAATTAGATCTTTGAGAGAGTTAGAAGCAATAGATTGTGTGCTTGAGGGGAAAGGAGCATGGGATATGACAGAAATTGCAAGAAGTAAGCAAAGTTCTATTGAAACACTATCAATAACAAATATGACTATtctggatttttatttgttctttgacCTGGAAGGTATAGAGACACAGGTAGGTAAGCTGAAAAGACTCAGCATTGCAAGCTCTAAAGTCTTCATGGTACCATGCAGACTAGCAAGatatttttcatcacttttatATCTTGATTTCCATGATAATTTGCTTGTAAATAATCGCTTAGGAGAGACAATCTGTGAAGATGCATGGCCTTCTTTACAAACTCTAAATCTAAGTAAAAATTCTCTGAAATCCCTAAAACAGGCTGCAAGATATATAAGTAATCTACACAAACTGATTAATCTTGACATTAGTGAAAACAATTTTGGTGAGATTCCAGACATGTGTGAATGGCCTGAAAACCTGAAATATCTGAATCTCTCCAGCACTCAAATTCCCAAATTAACAACTTGCATTCCCTCAACTCTTGAAGTGCTGGACGTTAGTGCTAACAACCTGCAGGATTTTGGACTGCAACTGCCATTTCTCAAGGAGCTGTACCTGACAAAAAACCATCTGAAGACCTTGCCTGAAGCCACAGACATTCCTAACTTAGTGGCCATGTCGATCAGCAGAAACAAGCTCAACAGCTTCTCCAAGGAAGAGTTTGAGTCCTTCAAGCAAATGGAGCTGCTGGATGCCAGCGCCAATAACTTTATCTGCTCCTGTGAATTCCTCTCCTTCATTCACCATGAGGCAGGGATAGCCCAGGTGCTTGTGGGGTGGCCAGAAAGCTACATCTGTGACTCTCCGCTGACAGTGCGAGGGGCACAGGTTGGGAGTGTGCAGCTGTCACTGATGGAGTGCCACCGGTCCCTCCTAGTGTCCTTGATCTGCACCCTGGTGTTCCTGTTCATCCTCATCCTGGTGGTCGTTGGGTACAAGTACCATGCAGTCTGGTACATGAGAATGACCTGGGCATGGCTCCAAGCCAAGCGGAAGCCCAAGCGAGCCCCCACGAAAGACATCTGCTACGACGCTTTTGTCTCCTACAGTGAGAACGACTCCAACTGGGTGGAAAACATCATggtgcagcagctggagcaggcaTGTCCCCCCTTTAGGCTGTGCCTCCATAAGCGGGACTTTGTGCCTGGGAAGTGGATTGTGGACAACATCATTGACTCCATTGAGAAGAGCCACAAGACGCTCTTTGTGCTATCAGAGCACTTTGTGCAGAGCGAGTGGTGCAAGTATGAGCTGGATTTCTCGCACTTTCGCCTTTTTGACGAGAACAACGATGTGGCGATCCTCATCCTGCTGGAGCCCATTCAGAGCCAGGCGATCCCCAAGAGGTTCTGCAAACTGCGGAAGATAATGAACACCAAGACCTACCTGGAGTGGCCTCCTGATGAAGAGCAACAGCAGATGTTTTGGGAAAACTTGAAAGCAGCCTTGAAGTCATAG